A stretch of the Solanum dulcamara chromosome 6, daSolDulc1.2, whole genome shotgun sequence genome encodes the following:
- the LOC129892408 gene encoding uncharacterized protein LOC129892408, with amino-acid sequence MKKKFCLCYCPSVVETEDSVDLLLSPNNITTVSSSTKIFRKNSEKKTLSSLTKSSFNKSIRKLPSRKIFSYNNFPRLFKAILFHDSLRNIQQLEIELKNKVSWNKDEKCFKKLENHESRKPKMEVEEVNQISQEKVSSISHESQKLSSSNWTNPKASSTTLTSSCDHKKKDYCSSLYLIVIALFMTIFLGKYWAIVLTLSWLYSIPYYRSPRQ; translated from the exons ATGAAGAAAAAATTCTGTCTTTGTTATTGTCCTTCTGTTGTTGAAACAGAGGATTCTGttgatcttcttctttctcCAAACAACATTACTACTGTTTCTTCCTCTACGAAAATCTTCAgaaaaaattcagagaaaaaaacACTCTCATCTTTAACGAAATCTTCATTTAATAAGAGCATCCGTAAACTTCCAAGCAGGAAAATCTTTTCATACAACAACTTCCCTCGACTTTTTAAAGCCATCCTGTTTCATGATTCCCTG AGAAATATTCAGCAACTTGAGATTGAATTGAAAAATAAAGTGAGTTGGAATAAAGATGAAAAGTGCTTCAAGAAATTGGAAAATCATGAATCAAGAAAACCAAAAATGGAAGTTGAGGAAGTTAATCAAATCTCACAAGAAAAAGTCAGTTCAATTTCACATGAATCTCAAAAGTTGTCATCATCAAATTGGACAAATCCAAAAGCTTCTAGTACTACCTTAACATCATCATGTGACCACAAGAAAAAGGACTATTGTTCCTCCTTGTATTTAATTGTCATTGCTCTATTCATGACAATTTTTCTAGGTAAATATTGGGCCATAGTGTTAACATTATCATGGCTCTACTCTATCCCTTATTATAGGAGTCCACGACAATAA
- the LOC129891912 gene encoding G-type lectin S-receptor-like serine/threonine-protein kinase At2g19130 yields MKIKNNSFLLFSLLYLCLSLKTHLLIQAADTISANQSLSGDQTIISSGGRFKLGFFKPGNSSKYYIGMWYDKVNKQTAVWVANREKPVLDKNSAELKILDGNLVLVDESKIPIWSTNISSSKSNSVVAVLQNDGNLILTDGSNSTPPLWQSFNNPGNTWLPGAKLSYNNVTRTKQLLTSWKSSDDPAPGLYSLELDPIEKQYIIRFNRSEPYWNTGPWNGRIFRDVPEMRTNYIYNFSYEEKQNESYFTYSLYNDSIISRFIMDGSGQIKQLTWLNTSSEWNLFWSQPRQQCEVYAFCGPFATCQESFPFCNCLDGFKHSSETDWNQDDYSGGCERKTKSQCGNGNGEKDGFWMHPQMKVPENAQNVSAGSAEECESTCLNNCNCTAYAYGSSCSIWNGELLNMQQFSQIDGRGKSIYVRVAASDIPKSKSKKGIPIGVAVGSAAAVVILLVFLFVAIWRRRRHIVGSGKTVEGSLVAFGYKDLQHATKNFSDKLGGGGFGSVFKGKLSDSSVIAVKRLDSISQGEKQFRSEVSTIGTIQHVNLVRLRGFCSEGNKKLLVYDYMENGSLDSHIFTEKQSDVMDWKMRYQIALGTARGLTYLHEKCRDCIIHCDIKPENILLDAQLCPKVADFGLAKLVGRDFSRVLTTMRGTRGYLAPEWISGVAITAKADVYSYGMMLLEIISGRRNSELSQDGKVKFFPSWAARVVVDEGDILSLLDYRLDRAADAEEVSRICKVAYWCIQDDELQRPSMGQVVQILEGVLDVNLPPLPRSLQVYADNEEHIVFFTESSSSQTSSQAQSKTSSAASSQAQSKTSSAASSQAQRKTSSADSLQAQS; encoded by the coding sequence ATGAAGATCAAAAACAATTCTTTTCTCCTCTTTTCTTTGTTGTACCTATGTTTGTCTCTCAAAACCCATCTCTTGATTCAAGCTGCTGACACCATTTCTGCAAATCAGTCCCTTTCTGGAGACCAAACAATTATCTCTTCAGGTGGGAGATTTAAGCTTGGTTTCTTCAAACCAGGTAATTCTTCCAAATACTACATAGGCATGTGGTACGATAAAGTGAATAAACAAACCGCTGTTTGGGTTGCTAACAGGGAAAAACCAGTTCTTGATAAGAACTCTGCAGAATTAAAAATCTTAGATGGTAATTTAGTACTGGTTGATGAAtctaaaattccaatttggtcCACAAATATCAGTTCCAGCAAGTCGAATTCTGTTGTAGCCGTTCTCCAAAATGATGGTAATTTGATCTTGACAGATGGGTCTAATTCAACACCACCACTTTGGCAAAGTTTTAATAACCCTGGCAATACTTGGTTGCCCGGTGCTAAACTTTCTTACAACAATGTCACCAGAACAAAGCAGCTTCTTACGTCATGGAAGAGTTCAGATGATCCTGCACCTGGGCTTTATTCACTTGAACTAGACCCAATTGAGAAGCAGTATATTATAAGGTTCAATAGAAGTGAGCCATATTGGAATACTGGACCATGGAATGGTCGAATTTTCAGAGATGTGCCTGAGATGCGTACAaactatatatacaattttAGTTATGAGGAGAAGCAGAATGAaagctattttacatattcCCTTTATAATGATTCTATCATATCAAGATTCATTATGGATGGCTCTGGACAGATTAAGCAACTCACATGGTTGAATACTTCAAGTGAGTGGAATCTGTTCTGGTCTCAACCAAGGCAACAATGTGAAGTTTATGCTTTTTGCGGTCCATTTGCTACCTGTCAGGAAAGCTTTCCCTTCTGTAATTGTTTGGATGGTTTCAAGCATAGTTCAGAGACTGATTGGAATCAAGATGATTATTCTGGAGGATGTGAAAGGAAAACGAAGTCGCAATGTGGCAATGGTAATGGGGAGAAAGATGGATTTTGGATGCATCCCCAGATGAAAGTACCAGAAAATGCTCAAAATGTTTCTGCTGGAAGTGCTGAAGAATGCGAATCTACCTGTTTGAATAATTGCAATTGCACTGCTTATGCTTATGGAAGTTCATGCTCAATTTGGAATGGTGAACTCTTGAATATGCAGCAATTCTCACAAATTGATGGCAGGGGCAAGTCTATCTATGTCAGGGTAGCTGCATCTGACATTCCCAAATCAAAAAGTAAAAAGGGAATTCCAATTGGTGTTGCTGTGGGGTCTGCTGCTGCCGTAGTGATCCTTCTGGTCTTTCTTTTTGTTGCGATCTGGAGAAGGCGTAGGCATATTGTTGGAAGTGGGAAAACAGTGGAGGGTTCATTGGTTGCATTTGGTTACAAAGACTTGCAACATGCGACTAAAAATTTCTCAGACAAGTTAGGGGGTGGAGGCTTTGGTTCTGTTTTCAAAGGGAAACTATCTGATTCATCTGTTATTGCTGTCAAAAGGCTCGATAGCATCAGCCAGGGAGAGAAGCAATTTCGATCAGAAGTGAGCACAATCGGGACAATCCAACATGTTAATCTTGTACGCCTTCGTGGATTTTGCTCTGAAGGTAACAAGAAACTGCTGGTTTATGATTACATGGAAAATGGATCGTTGGATTCACATATTTTTACCGAAAAGCAGTCAGATGTCATGGATTGGAAAATGAGGTACCAGATTGCACTAGGGACAGCTAGAGGCTTGACTTATCTCCACGAGAAGTGCAGGGACTGCATCATACATTGTGACATAAAGCCTGAAAACATCCTTCTTGATGCACAATTATGCCCCAAAGTAGCAGATTTTGGCCTGGCAAAGCTTGTTGGGCGCGACTTTAGCAGAGTGCTTACTACTATGAGAGGAACAAGAGGTTATCTTGCACCAGAATGGATATCAGGGGTGGCCATTACAGCCAAAGCCGATGTTTATAGCTACGGCATGATGCTTTTGGAAATTATATCAGGGCGGCGAAACTCGGAATTATCTCAAGATGGGAAAGTGAAATTCTTTCCTAGTTGGGCTGCACGTGTAGTAGTTGATGAAGGCGATATCCTTAGCCTATTGGACTATAGGCTGGACAGAGCTGCTGATGCTGAGGAGGTGTCAAGAATATGTAAAGTTGCATATTGGTGCATCCAAGATGATGAATTGCAAAGACCCTCAATGGGTCAGGTTGTTCAGATTCTTGAAGGAGTTTTGGATGTGAATTTGCCTCCTCTCCCACGCTCTCTTCAAGTTTATGCAGACAATGAGGAGCACATCGTTTTCTTCACCGAGTCATCCTCGAGCCAGACCAGTTCACAAGCTCAGAGCAAGACTTCAAGTGCAGCCAGTTCACAAGCTCAGAGCAAGACTTCAAGTGCAGCCAGTTCACAAGCTCAGAGAAAGACTTCAAGTGCAGACAGTTTACAAGCTCAGAGCTAG
- the LOC129891857 gene encoding uncharacterized protein LOC129891857, whose amino-acid sequence MTKPSKVRRMADFHHHDLLSCRPKMCKKFHKKENRLKSSEKKEWEGATCSVCMEHPHNAVLLLCSSYDKGCRPYMCATSCRFSNCLEQYKKAYTKVTSIEGSEPGLLSIDDPNCSSGAGCLAGESVAELLCPLCRGQVKGWTVVEPARKHLNAKKRTCMHEYCSFVGTYKKLRKHVRRAHPSACPLEVDPSLAEKWKKLEHERELNDVFSTIRSAMPGAIVMGDYVIEGNFGGLHRNFALDDHLDETLFRSEPFGSRWNDNVHSDDPFDDGYHSFDQDDFFAHHSGTETASNVFNRISRLHSRLLLGRSRRRQRHRASSRIR is encoded by the coding sequence ATGACAAAACCAAGCAAGGTGCGACGGATGGCTGATTTCCATCACCATGATTTGCTGTCTTGCCGCCCAAAAATGTGCAAAAAGTTTCACAAAAAGGAGAATCGACTAAAATCATCAGAGAAGAAAGAATGGGAAGGAGCAACTTGCTCAGTTTGCATGGAGCACCCTCACAATGCAGTGCTGCTGCTTTGCTCATCTTATGACAAGGGATGTCGTCCTTATATGTGTGCCACTAGCTGTCGTTTCTCAAATTGTCTTGAGCAGTACAAGAAAGCGTATACTAAAGTCACATCAATTGAGGGCTCTGAACCAGGGTTGCTGTCAATTGATGATCCTAATTGCTCGTCAGGAGCAGGTTGTTTAGCTGGGGAGTCAGTAGCTGAACTTCTATGCCCACTCTGTCGTGGGCAGGTAAAGGGTTGGACGGTTGTGGAACCTGCACGCAAACATCTAAATGCAAAGAAGAGAACATGCATGCATGAATATTGCTCATTTGTTGGGACGTACAAAAAGCTAAGGAAACATGTAAGGCGGGCGCATCCTTCAGCATGCCCCTTGGAAGTAGACCCTTCACTTGCAGAGAAATGGAAGAAGCTTGAGCACGAGAGAGAGTTGAACGATGTGTTTAGCACAATCAGATCTGCCATGCCTGGGGCAATTGTAATGGGAGATTATGTAATAGAGGGTAATTTCGGAGGCCTCCACAGGAATTTTGCATTGGATGACCATCTCGATGAGACTCTTTTCAGGTCAGAACCTTTTGGCAGTCGGTGGAATGATAATGTCCACTCAGATGATCCTTTCGATGATGGCTATCATTCGTTTGATCAGGATGATTTTTTCGCCCATCATTCTGGCACTGAGACTGCATCTAATGTTTTCAACAGAATTTCTCGACTTCACAGTAGGCTCTTATTGGGAAGATCAAGGAGGCGGCAACGACATCGAGCAAGTAGCCGAATTCGGTGA